One Catharus ustulatus isolate bCatUst1 chromosome 2, bCatUst1.pri.v2, whole genome shotgun sequence genomic window carries:
- the SLC10A2 gene encoding ileal sodium/bile acid cotransporter, which yields MQTNFLSQQFRAGFLAENSTACPANATICDGTSCVLPEDNFNQTLSVILSTILTILLAMVMFSMGCNVEIKNFLGHLRRPWGIFVGFLCQFGIMPLTAFLLSLVFNILPIQAVVVIIMGCCPGGTASNVIAYWVDGDMDLSISMTTCSTLLAMGMMPLCLLIYTKMWTDADAIVLPYDSIGISLVSLVVPISFGIFVNHKWPSKAKIILKIGSIVGAVLIVVVAVVGGILYQGSWVITPKLWIIGTIFPAAGYTLGFFLARLTGLSWRRCRTVSLETGMQNTQLCSTIVQLSFTPEQLELMFTFPLIYSIFQLTFALLILGGYRVYKRRCVKTKTDVEKTAPKEDSKSSAIINGGFVSDEMK from the exons atgcagaCAAACTTTCTTTCCCAGCAATTTAGAGCTGGTTTTTTAGCAGAAAACTCCACAGCTTGTCCAGCAAATGCTACTATTTGTGATGGCACATCTTGTGTATTACCAGAAGATAATTTTAATCAAACTTTGAGCGTAATTTTAAGTACTATTCTAACAATCCTGCTGGCTATGGTGATgttctccatgggctgcaaTGTGGAAATTAAGAATTTCTTGGGTCACTTAAGAAGACCCTGGGGTATATTTGTGGGTTTCCTTTGCCAGTTTGGAATTATGCCTCTCACAGCCTTCTTGCTGTCTTTGGTCTTTAACATCCTTCCTATTCAAGCTGTCGTGGTGATTATCATGGGATGCTGTCCAGGGGGCACAGCCTCAAATGTCATTGCCTACTGGGTGGATGGAGACATGGACCTAAG CATCAGCATGACAACTTGCTCCACGCTGCTTGCAATGGGAATGATGCCACTTTGTCTCCTTATTTACACCAAGATGTGGACTGATGCAGATGCAATTGTACTCCCCTACGACAGCATTG GAATTTCTCTGGTTTCTCTTGTAGTTCCCATTTCGTTTGGAATATTTGTCAACCACAAATGGCCTAGCAAAGCAAAAATCATACTTAAG ATTGGTTCCATTGTGGGAGCGGTGCTCATCGTGGTCGTTGCTGTGGTTGGGGGAATACTCTATCAAGGTTCCTGGGTTATCACACCAAAATTATGGATCATTGGCACCATATTTCCAGCGGCCGGCTATACTTTAGGATTCTTTCTGGCTCGTTTAACTGGTCTGTCTTGGCGCAG ATGTCGTACAGTGTCTCTGGAAACAGGAATGCAAAACACTCAGCTATGTTCAACTATAGTACAGCTCTCGTTCACTCCTGAACAACTGGAGTTGATGTTTACTTTTCCACTCATCTACAGTATTTTCCAGCTGACATTTGCACTACTAATTTTAGGAG GCTACCGTGTATACAAAAGACGCTGTGTCAAAACAAAGACAGATGTTGAGAAAACAGCACCAAAAGAGGATTCAAAATCGAGTGCTATAATAAATGGAGGATTTGTATCAGATGAGATGAAATAG